A genomic region of Desulfosarcina ovata subsp. ovata contains the following coding sequences:
- a CDS encoding 3-deoxy-D-manno-octulosonic acid transferase, with product MIYNGLTSGVALALLPLIWLAGKRNPRCQAALAQRLGHAPAASRFSSGGWPKIWIHAVSVGEVKVADAIIRALDDGGRKAAIVLTTTTATGQRYAARTLGHRATVCFAPLDLWSVTGRFLAFHRPDLLVCMETEIWPNWIVRTHRIGVPTVFLNGRISVRSIRSYLAIRPLFKPVLEKVAAFSMISDADARRIIALGAPAQKVLINGNVKMDARWADLDVAAVIKLKHLFAVDPQTPVFVAGSVRGAEIDVLLDVYGRLAAQIPGLVFIIAPRHIEKTSLIESLARERKIHCQRRTLLDQTGGQRQAPVLILDTIGELRQVYGLASVVFCGASLVSLGGQNVFEPAMWAKPVLYGPFMDDFTEARKVLEEHGGGICVNDESELTERACHLLSHPETARRIGRLARQAVLSSHGAAHRHAQVVLRQLLPDA from the coding sequence TTGATCTATAATGGTCTGACTTCCGGTGTCGCCCTGGCACTGCTCCCGTTGATCTGGTTGGCCGGAAAGCGTAATCCCCGGTGCCAGGCCGCGTTGGCACAGCGACTGGGGCATGCGCCGGCGGCCTCCCGGTTTTCGTCCGGCGGATGGCCAAAGATTTGGATACACGCCGTTTCGGTTGGTGAAGTCAAGGTGGCCGATGCCATCATCCGTGCGTTGGATGACGGTGGGAGAAAGGCCGCCATTGTGCTCACCACCACTACCGCCACCGGCCAGCGGTACGCTGCCAGAACCCTTGGGCACCGAGCAACCGTTTGTTTTGCGCCGCTGGATTTATGGAGTGTCACCGGGCGTTTTCTCGCTTTTCATCGTCCGGACCTGCTGGTTTGCATGGAAACCGAAATTTGGCCCAATTGGATTGTCCGAACGCATCGCATCGGCGTTCCCACAGTTTTTCTCAACGGCCGCATCTCCGTGCGGTCGATCCGCTCGTATCTGGCCATCCGGCCGCTGTTCAAACCGGTGCTGGAAAAGGTCGCCGCCTTCAGTATGATCTCCGATGCGGATGCCCGGCGGATCATCGCCTTGGGTGCGCCGGCACAAAAGGTCCTGATCAACGGCAATGTAAAAATGGATGCCCGATGGGCCGACCTGGATGTGGCGGCGGTGATAAAACTGAAGCACCTTTTTGCCGTGGATCCGCAAACTCCGGTATTTGTTGCCGGAAGCGTGCGCGGAGCGGAGATTGACGTGCTGTTGGACGTGTATGGCCGATTGGCCGCCCAGATTCCCGGGTTGGTTTTTATCATCGCCCCCCGGCACATTGAAAAAACATCACTCATCGAATCGCTTGCCCGGGAAAGGAAAATTCACTGCCAGCGGCGAACCCTGCTGGATCAGACCGGGGGACAGCGGCAGGCTCCAGTATTGATTCTTGATACCATTGGCGAGTTGCGTCAGGTTTATGGTCTTGCCTCAGTGGTTTTTTGCGGTGCCAGTCTTGTGTCCCTTGGCGGACAGAATGTGTTCGAGCCGGCCATGTGGGCGAAACCGGTTCTCTACGGTCCGTTCATGGACGATTTTACCGAGGCCAGAAAGGTGCTTGAAGAACACGGCGGCGGAATCTGTGTGAACGATGAATCGGAACTCACCGAGCGCGCCTGCCATCTTTTGAGCCATCCCGAAACGGCCCGGCGGATAGGTCGGCTGGCCAGGCAGGCGGTCCTCTCCAGCCATGGAGCGGCGCACCGCCATGCACAGGTTGTCTTGCGCCAGCTGCTGCCTGATGCATGA
- a CDS encoding penicillin-binding protein activator codes for MYFFFRIWVVFFLLLTAACSTKPISLPLPGADLKSPGQSVFQDAELAYDKGLYNEALVGYQHFLHQSYGDRHTDTALFKIGRIYRRMGNDEDSLAVFARLTHEFPQSVLVPDAMHETLTLLFERGQFDAVISMGLGFTQKAGTSSLSPPFYMVIADAYTALGARLNAARFYYRAWNVASGNDEQIAWNQLKKSVEKLDTDEIQQLIALVADRPVMGLLLYRLGMAYLMDESYDDARDVLGAFVDQFPEHAERQDALDMLQSLALRSQYSPYAVGCLLPLSGAYSFFGQRALDGIEFAVNQMGTVGDGSGLSLIIKDTRSDPAVAENAVKALDQEKVGAILGPMATSERAAAAAQHRGIPIVVFTQRDGLPETGAYVFRNFITPQMQVRALVNVAVEKLGVRCFAILYPDEKYGRRYMNLFWDEVLRQGGIVNGVEAYDPAGTDFAQPIKKLAGIFYGSPKNLSDHHLSRCPLRTFVNRQHQDEKNKGERRNGNKDDHYDPLVDFSAIFIPDAPKKASMVIPQLAYHDIRDVYLLGTNLWHSQALVDASGDYMENALIVDGFFAESQSQNVKDFVAAFQSAFERTPGIIEAIAYDSAMMMFQAMHRAATPSRRDLKDALLRLQDFEGVSGRAGFAPNGEAEKNLELLRIERGRFVQLPLSPAAENTPSTAVLTP; via the coding sequence ATGTATTTTTTTTTCAGAATATGGGTTGTTTTTTTCCTTTTGCTGACGGCTGCCTGCTCCACGAAACCGATTTCATTGCCACTTCCCGGAGCCGATTTGAAATCGCCAGGGCAATCCGTTTTTCAGGATGCCGAGCTTGCTTATGATAAGGGGCTTTATAATGAGGCGCTTGTGGGCTACCAACATTTCCTACATCAATCCTACGGTGACCGGCATACTGACACCGCCCTGTTTAAAATCGGAAGGATATACCGTCGGATGGGGAACGATGAGGACTCTCTGGCTGTGTTCGCACGGTTGACCCATGAATTTCCGCAAAGTGTTCTGGTTCCCGATGCGATGCACGAGACGCTGACCCTTTTGTTTGAACGCGGTCAATTCGATGCGGTGATTTCAATGGGACTTGGTTTTACCCAAAAGGCCGGTACCTCGTCTTTATCCCCCCCCTTTTATATGGTAATTGCGGATGCCTATACGGCATTGGGAGCCCGTCTGAACGCCGCGCGTTTCTATTATCGGGCCTGGAACGTGGCATCCGGCAACGATGAACAGATCGCTTGGAATCAGCTAAAAAAGTCCGTCGAAAAACTCGACACCGATGAAATTCAGCAACTGATTGCCCTTGTGGCTGACCGGCCCGTCATGGGTCTGCTGCTCTATCGGCTCGGTATGGCCTATCTCATGGATGAGAGTTATGATGATGCACGGGATGTGCTTGGCGCCTTTGTCGATCAGTTTCCGGAACACGCCGAACGGCAGGATGCGTTGGACATGCTCCAGTCTCTCGCGTTGCGGTCGCAGTATTCCCCTTATGCCGTTGGCTGTCTGCTGCCGCTTTCCGGCGCTTATTCTTTTTTTGGCCAGCGGGCCTTGGACGGTATCGAATTTGCCGTGAACCAGATGGGAACGGTTGGGGACGGGAGTGGCCTGAGCTTGATTATTAAAGATACCCGCTCGGATCCTGCAGTCGCAGAAAACGCAGTGAAGGCGCTGGATCAAGAGAAAGTCGGAGCGATTCTGGGACCCATGGCCACTTCTGAACGTGCCGCTGCCGCGGCACAGCACAGAGGGATACCGATCGTTGTGTTTACCCAGCGCGACGGTCTGCCGGAAACAGGCGCCTATGTGTTCAGGAATTTTATTACGCCCCAGATGCAGGTGCGTGCGCTGGTCAACGTTGCCGTTGAAAAATTGGGCGTCCGGTGTTTTGCGATCCTTTACCCGGATGAAAAATACGGTCGACGATACATGAACCTTTTTTGGGATGAAGTGCTCCGGCAGGGGGGCATCGTCAACGGCGTCGAAGCCTACGATCCGGCCGGAACCGATTTTGCTCAACCCATTAAAAAACTGGCCGGAATTTTTTACGGCAGCCCTAAAAATCTTTCCGATCATCATTTGAGCCGTTGCCCATTGCGGACATTCGTAAACCGGCAACACCAGGATGAAAAGAATAAGGGTGAGCGTCGCAACGGCAACAAGGATGACCATTATGATCCACTTGTTGATTTTAGTGCGATTTTCATTCCCGATGCACCAAAAAAAGCAAGTATGGTCATTCCCCAGTTGGCCTATCATGACATCCGTGACGTCTATTTGCTAGGCACAAATTTGTGGCACTCTCAGGCGCTTGTGGACGCATCCGGCGATTACATGGAAAATGCATTGATCGTTGATGGTTTTTTTGCTGAAAGTCAGTCTCAGAATGTAAAAGATTTTGTAGCGGCCTTCCAGTCCGCCTTTGAAAGAACGCCGGGGATCATTGAGGCCATCGCCTACGATAGTGCGATGATGATGTTTCAGGCCATGCATCGGGCGGCAACGCCGTCGAGGCGCGATTTGAAGGATGCCTTGCTGCGCCTTCAGGATTTCGAGGGGGTTTCCGGCCGGGCCGGGTTTGCCCCAAACGGTGAGGCCGAGAAAAATCTTGAGTTATTGCGGATCGAGCGAGGACGGTTTGTTCAGCTCCCTTTATCTCCAGCTGCCGAAAACACGCCATCAACGGCTGTTTTGACGCCTTAA
- a CDS encoding DUF4124 domain-containing protein encodes MQKQMTLGLVIFILLITLPVSAEIYKYTDEYGQKRWTDDLSLVPESQRATAETIESTQTEPDSAESQTPENKPVNAAFASDTEKTMDTTEISRDALEKEKAELDSFYQQLIEERKTIEKTNNETLDAAERTDLNKRIEDFNNKTERYEAQLNRFNQKINAYNQKIITKQQSTPSESAQGEN; translated from the coding sequence ATGCAAAAACAAATGACGTTGGGATTGGTAATTTTTATCCTTTTGATCACTCTGCCGGTCTCTGCTGAAATCTATAAGTATACTGATGAATACGGTCAAAAACGGTGGACCGACGACCTTAGTTTGGTTCCCGAATCGCAGCGCGCTACGGCCGAGACCATCGAAAGCACCCAAACCGAACCGGATTCCGCAGAGAGCCAAACGCCTGAAAACAAGCCTGTAAACGCTGCCTTTGCATCGGATACGGAAAAAACGATGGATACCACCGAAATCAGCCGTGACGCGCTGGAAAAGGAAAAAGCAGAACTGGACAGCTTTTATCAGCAACTGATTGAGGAAAGAAAAACAATCGAGAAGACGAACAATGAGACGCTGGATGCCGCTGAACGGACCGATTTGAACAAGCGGATCGAAGACTTTAACAATAAAACCGAGCGATATGAAGCACAACTCAATCGCTTCAATCAAAAAATCAATGCCTATAACCAGAAAATAATAACAAAGCAGCAATCAACGCCAAGCGAGTCAGCGCAAGGAGAAAACTGA
- a CDS encoding class II fructose-bisphosphate aldolase, with amino-acid sequence MTTSSGDFAKAVRVGRPPNIQKLFPHSQALLVSGKFIDLAMIKKKNALCIAANGRNSFVIRGALKAAQRANAALIIEIARSEGGADAYCAVNYWNIARIVDAACNEMGITIPVALHADHYGIKSENDIPDAKIEIPSMFEAGITSIAIDASHLPDDKNLLTNLELKPLIPDWSGLETEIGEIKGKLGLSTQSEALFLIQGLNAHDIFPNWIALNNGTVHGIEASGQGIQVDLTRDIHEALVPYHVSGAQHGTSGNSSLRLKEIAQQTHTTKANVATALQMISWGLEVNDDGNAALDADGNFIKVKDEGVTEAMWEKMVAFASTKGWKGGNYKKLNLPFENKLLGLPSTIRERMVNRVESFIYNLIANVFNAADTADLAIETILETNGFDPGPKSRRTEDPSNWTPEKIVQRATSIEGNQSPEGDFDD; translated from the coding sequence ATGACAACATCATCCGGCGATTTCGCCAAAGCGGTTCGCGTTGGGCGTCCACCCAACATCCAAAAATTGTTTCCCCATTCCCAGGCACTTTTGGTCAGTGGGAAATTTATCGATCTGGCCATGATCAAGAAAAAAAACGCCCTTTGCATCGCAGCCAACGGTCGTAACAGTTTCGTTATCCGGGGCGCATTGAAGGCCGCCCAGCGGGCCAACGCAGCGCTGATTATCGAGATTGCCCGCTCGGAGGGCGGGGCCGATGCCTATTGTGCGGTGAACTACTGGAATATCGCCCGGATTGTGGACGCAGCTTGCAATGAAATGGGAATCACCATCCCCGTCGCCCTGCATGCGGATCACTACGGAATTAAAAGTGAAAATGATATCCCCGATGCCAAAATTGAAATTCCCAGCATGTTTGAGGCAGGTATCACCTCCATTGCTATTGACGCCTCTCACCTTCCGGATGATAAAAATCTATTGACCAACCTGGAACTGAAACCACTTATTCCCGACTGGTCCGGATTGGAGACCGAGATTGGAGAGATCAAAGGGAAGCTGGGGCTTTCAACCCAATCCGAAGCCCTTTTTTTGATCCAGGGACTCAATGCCCACGATATATTTCCCAATTGGATCGCCTTGAACAATGGTACCGTACACGGCATCGAAGCCAGCGGTCAGGGTATTCAGGTTGATCTGACCCGTGACATTCACGAAGCGCTGGTTCCCTACCATGTCTCCGGTGCCCAGCACGGCACTTCCGGTAACAGCTCACTGCGCCTGAAGGAAATTGCCCAGCAAACCCACACCACCAAGGCCAATGTTGCTACCGCCCTGCAGATGATTTCCTGGGGGCTTGAAGTCAATGATGATGGTAACGCAGCCCTGGATGCAGACGGAAATTTTATTAAAGTGAAAGATGAAGGTGTTACCGAGGCCATGTGGGAAAAAATGGTTGCCTTTGCCAGCACCAAAGGATGGAAAGGCGGCAACTACAAAAAACTGAACCTGCCCTTTGAAAACAAGCTTCTGGGCCTGCCCAGCACCATTCGTGAAAGAATGGTAAATCGTGTTGAATCATTCATTTACAACCTGATTGCCAATGTATTCAATGCAGCTGACACAGCAGACCTGGCTATCGAAACCATTCTCGAAACCAATGGTTTCGATCCGGGTCCGAAATCCCGGCGAACCGAGGACCCGTCGAATTGGACCCCTGAAAAAATCGTGCAACGGGCAACATCCATTGAAGGCAACCAAAGTCCTGAGGGTGATTTTGACGACTGA
- a CDS encoding DVU0524 family FlgM-associated protein codes for MQIQSYQIHNVLNEYRRQLSRSNTSLTQHQGGKKVEPNGDEISDEGKKKSIMEKVAASVFKKITKVSPDSEFDPEAQARVPQQSEQNWQKLQMEQAFTFNTIVGNNQKETHSIDVDNSQVLLNRLDELAKAAINRDAE; via the coding sequence ATGCAGATCCAAAGTTACCAAATCCATAATGTATTGAATGAGTACCGAAGGCAGTTAAGTCGTAGCAACACCTCGCTCACTCAACATCAAGGCGGTAAAAAGGTCGAACCAAACGGGGACGAAATTTCGGATGAAGGGAAAAAAAAGTCCATTATGGAAAAAGTAGCTGCCAGTGTTTTTAAAAAAATCACCAAGGTCTCCCCGGACAGCGAATTTGATCCGGAAGCGCAGGCGCGGGTGCCGCAACAATCTGAACAAAACTGGCAAAAGCTTCAAATGGAACAAGCATTTACATTTAACACAATTGTTGGCAACAACCAAAAAGAGACGCACTCTATCGATGTTGATAACTCACAAGTGCTGCTGAATCGTCTCGATGAACTGGCCAAAGCAGCCATCAATCGTGACGCTGAATAA
- the mazG gene encoding nucleoside triphosphate pyrophosphohydrolase, with protein MANSLTPPPSLTPIHRIVELIQTLMGEQGCPWDKKQTPETISRYLIEEVYELVDAVISKDVSAIREETGDVLFQLFFMIHLFNATGAFSIEDVVQTNIEKMVRRHPHVFGHGSADTPEKVSENWERIKREEKGPSRFHSVLESIPQGMPAILRAAMVSERAAKTGFDWDDIHGVMAKAVEEWEEFSKEINVDSDSFEKDNAAVEFGDILFTLVNVARFAHIHPETALVRSIQKFETRFRYMEMEAAKTGRDINDLTFQEMHRLWDEAKAKVG; from the coding sequence TTGGCCAACTCCCTGACCCCTCCGCCTTCGTTAACCCCCATCCATCGTATCGTTGAACTGATTCAAACCCTTATGGGTGAGCAGGGTTGCCCATGGGATAAAAAGCAGACACCGGAAACCATCTCGCGATACCTCATCGAAGAGGTCTATGAACTGGTCGATGCAGTTATTTCAAAAGATGTTTCCGCCATTCGAGAAGAGACCGGAGATGTCCTGTTCCAACTCTTTTTTATGATCCATCTGTTCAATGCAACCGGTGCCTTCAGTATTGAGGACGTTGTCCAAACGAACATAGAAAAGATGGTACGCCGGCATCCCCATGTATTCGGCCATGGGAGTGCTGACACGCCGGAGAAGGTCAGTGAAAACTGGGAGCGGATCAAACGGGAAGAAAAAGGCCCGTCACGGTTTCACTCCGTGCTGGAATCCATCCCCCAGGGAATGCCCGCCATACTGCGGGCGGCGATGGTTTCCGAAAGGGCAGCCAAAACCGGTTTTGATTGGGATGATATTCACGGAGTAATGGCCAAAGCCGTGGAAGAGTGGGAGGAGTTTTCCAAAGAGATCAATGTGGATTCCGATAGCTTTGAAAAGGATAATGCGGCTGTAGAGTTCGGGGATATTCTGTTCACACTGGTCAATGTGGCCCGATTTGCCCATATTCATCCGGAAACGGCCCTGGTCCGTTCGATTCAGAAATTTGAGACGCGTTTCAGATATATGGAGATGGAAGCGGCAAAAACCGGGCGGGATATTAATGACCTCACGTTTCAGGAGATGCATCGCCTCTGGGATGAAGCCAAAGCGAAGGTTGGCTGA
- a CDS encoding CvpA family protein: MNPFDILIITILAYGLIRGIFRGLVRELSSIVGVLGGFYAAYTYYPHVARLIAPWISDRVYLNILSYLLIFSAVVIIVGVLAVVIKYLLNIAYLGWVDRISGALFGVFKGALVICVLFIVLTAFLPKGAPLLKQATLSPYVATVSEIMAKVLSKDMKENFIIKIKELKKSWPTP, translated from the coding sequence ATGAATCCTTTTGATATCCTGATCATCACCATTTTGGCCTACGGGCTGATTCGCGGAATTTTCAGGGGGTTGGTGAGAGAATTGTCTTCTATCGTCGGCGTTTTGGGAGGATTTTATGCCGCCTATACCTATTATCCTCACGTGGCACGTTTGATCGCCCCCTGGATTTCCGACCGGGTCTATCTTAACATTCTGAGTTATCTGTTGATTTTTTCGGCCGTGGTTATCATTGTCGGGGTCTTGGCGGTGGTGATCAAGTACCTGCTCAACATCGCCTACCTGGGGTGGGTAGACCGTATCAGCGGGGCGCTGTTTGGTGTGTTCAAGGGCGCATTGGTGATTTGCGTGCTATTTATCGTATTGACCGCTTTTCTGCCCAAAGGGGCCCCCCTGCTTAAGCAGGCGACCCTTTCGCCATATGTGGCCACGGTTTCTGAAATCATGGCCAAGGTATTGTCCAAGGATATGAAAGAAAATTTTATCATAAAAATAAAGGAGTTGAAAAAATCTTGGCCAACTCCCTGA
- a CDS encoding PhoH family protein, whose translation MEQDPQSKQTRLTFSDIELARHLFGEQERNLKHLAELLGIHAHTRGNSVHLSGDEVSVDLSRRVLEQLYGLLKENYPVYVNDIDYALRILRENHTADLKKIFLDTVYITAKKRAITPRNQSQKSYIEAIRNYDIVFGIGPAGTGKTYLAMAMAVAALSKGTVNRIILTRPAVEAGESLGFLPGDLTEKVDPYLRPLYDALHDMMRFEKVAALMQNGVIEVAPLAFMRGRTLNEAFIILDEAQNTTTEQMKMFLTRIGFNSKAVVTGDITQIDLPAGKSSGLVEAKDILTPIEGIRFVHFTRQDVVRHRLVQDIINAYEILEANRNNQ comes from the coding sequence ATGGAACAAGACCCGCAGAGCAAGCAGACCCGGCTGACCTTCTCCGACATTGAACTGGCCCGGCATCTATTTGGTGAGCAGGAAAGAAACCTCAAACACCTTGCGGAGCTATTGGGAATCCATGCGCACACCCGGGGCAACTCGGTTCATCTCAGCGGTGATGAGGTGTCCGTGGATCTTTCACGCCGGGTACTGGAGCAGCTCTATGGCCTTTTGAAGGAAAACTATCCTGTCTATGTCAATGACATTGACTACGCACTGCGTATCTTGAGAGAAAACCACACCGCTGACCTGAAAAAAATCTTTCTGGACACGGTCTATATTACTGCCAAAAAAAGGGCCATCACTCCCCGAAATCAGAGCCAGAAAAGTTACATCGAAGCCATCCGGAATTATGATATCGTCTTTGGCATCGGTCCCGCCGGCACAGGAAAAACATACCTGGCCATGGCCATGGCGGTTGCCGCCCTTTCCAAAGGAACGGTCAATCGCATTATCCTCACCCGGCCGGCAGTGGAGGCGGGCGAATCCCTGGGTTTTTTACCTGGTGACCTGACCGAAAAAGTGGATCCTTATCTGCGGCCGCTGTATGATGCCCTGCATGATATGATGCGATTTGAAAAAGTCGCGGCCTTGATGCAAAATGGCGTGATTGAAGTGGCCCCCCTGGCATTCATGCGGGGAAGAACGCTCAATGAAGCGTTCATCATTCTGGACGAAGCCCAGAATACGACCACGGAACAGATGAAAATGTTTCTGACCCGGATCGGTTTCAATTCCAAGGCCGTGGTCACGGGAGACATTACACAGATCGACCTTCCGGCAGGCAAATCGTCGGGACTTGTTGAGGCCAAAGATATTTTAACGCCCATAGAGGGCATCCGATTTGTCCATTTTACGAGGCAAGATGTGGTTCGTCACCGGTTGGTGCAGGATATCATCAATGCCTATGAAATCCTTGAAGCCAACCGCAACAACCAATAA
- a CDS encoding HD family phosphohydrolase, whose protein sequence is MNMIHIRKKKTITHFFITSPYIKWALLILILSGFAVGLYPSLVIHQHRYEIGDVVKSDIKASDNFFIEDEAATDAHRRQAVENIPPVYDLNPKILKGTVKRLNDAFTRLRTIYAQESEQLQTEAQGSTSAMSTDLMFDPSQVPDLPHVSIDERVQAKKGLFENILGVDIGTEAFSILTQHGFTEEIPRLLTTITTQVLSNGVVANKEILLKETDKGIILRNVETMMETPVLNLKQFYGPDQAKTMVRVFADPLLKGMNYALLNLIVDISQRLIQPNITLNSLETEARKESAANQIKPVLYMIKKGEMLLREGDRVTPLHLRKLNAMKGRDNTHQVPLAGSGAVLLLAAILIIQYHVRLKNRMEQANYGNKDLLFLACVMVVFIVVVKIADTLPDTWFLGLPLARPESPVGYGIPLAAGAMIVCLFMGRETALIFALALALCAAMLLQGGMGALIYYILSCTMAAWWLQDCRERRIIIKAGAKLGMLNAGLAVITDAYLGSASLTNLPFDVTVAFLGGIGAGIITTGVAPVVEMVFGYTTDITLLELANLDRPILRRLMLEAPGTYHHSVVVGSLVEAAATEIGANPILAKVCGYYHDIGKLKKPLYFIENQSDGKNKHDKLAPSMSALILIAHVKNGVEIAREHKLGQVIIDTIQQHHGTSLISYFFEKAKSVKGEDGVNIDDFRYPGPRPQTREAGLVMLADVVEAASRTLDNPTPSRIQGLVQNLINKIFSDGQLDHCELTLKDLHLIARSFNKILNGIHHHRIEYQDSSAITPGKAKNGSMDRKPAKPSQAARAKNNEDSQAHFKRLGLS, encoded by the coding sequence ATGAACATGATTCATATCCGGAAAAAGAAAACCATCACCCACTTTTTCATTACCAGTCCATACATCAAGTGGGCGCTGCTTATTCTGATTCTCAGCGGGTTCGCCGTCGGTCTCTACCCGAGCTTGGTAATCCACCAACATCGATATGAAATCGGCGATGTCGTCAAATCCGATATCAAGGCAAGCGATAATTTTTTCATTGAAGATGAGGCGGCCACAGACGCCCATCGGCGGCAGGCCGTGGAGAATATCCCCCCTGTCTATGATCTCAATCCAAAAATCCTTAAAGGTACGGTAAAGCGCCTCAACGACGCTTTCACGAGGCTTCGAACAATTTACGCCCAGGAGAGTGAGCAGCTGCAGACCGAAGCCCAAGGCAGCACCTCGGCCATGTCCACGGACCTGATGTTTGACCCCTCACAGGTGCCGGACCTGCCTCACGTTTCCATTGATGAGCGGGTACAGGCAAAGAAGGGTCTTTTCGAGAACATCCTCGGCGTTGACATCGGGACCGAGGCGTTTTCCATTCTCACTCAACACGGTTTCACCGAAGAAATTCCCAGGCTGCTGACCACCATCACTACCCAGGTGTTATCCAACGGCGTTGTCGCCAATAAGGAAATTTTGTTGAAGGAAACGGATAAGGGGATCATCCTGCGCAACGTCGAAACCATGATGGAAACCCCGGTTCTCAATCTGAAACAGTTCTACGGGCCGGACCAGGCCAAAACCATGGTACGGGTATTTGCCGATCCGCTCCTGAAAGGAATGAACTATGCGCTGCTCAACCTGATCGTTGATATTTCCCAGCGCCTGATTCAGCCCAACATCACCCTGAACAGTCTCGAAACGGAAGCCCGCAAGGAATCGGCGGCAAATCAGATCAAACCGGTCCTCTACATGATTAAAAAGGGCGAAATGCTGCTGCGTGAAGGTGACCGGGTCACCCCTTTGCATTTACGCAAACTCAACGCCATGAAGGGACGGGACAACACCCACCAGGTCCCCTTGGCCGGGTCCGGCGCCGTGTTGCTGTTGGCCGCCATATTGATCATTCAGTACCACGTTCGCCTGAAAAACAGAATGGAGCAGGCCAATTACGGCAACAAGGACCTGCTCTTTCTTGCGTGCGTCATGGTGGTTTTTATCGTTGTGGTAAAAATCGCCGACACCTTGCCGGACACCTGGTTCCTCGGCCTTCCGCTGGCCCGTCCGGAATCGCCCGTCGGCTACGGGATTCCACTGGCCGCCGGAGCCATGATCGTCTGTCTCTTTATGGGACGCGAAACCGCGCTGATCTTTGCTCTGGCCCTGGCCCTGTGCGCCGCCATGCTGCTGCAAGGCGGGATGGGAGCCCTGATCTACTATATTCTGAGCTGCACCATGGCCGCCTGGTGGCTTCAGGATTGCCGGGAGCGGCGGATCATCATCAAGGCCGGGGCCAAGCTGGGCATGCTGAATGCCGGGTTGGCCGTCATCACGGATGCCTATCTGGGCAGCGCATCCCTGACCAATCTGCCTTTTGATGTCACGGTTGCATTTTTGGGTGGAATCGGTGCCGGCATCATTACCACGGGTGTGGCACCGGTCGTAGAGATGGTGTTTGGCTACACCACCGATATCACCCTGCTGGAACTGGCCAATCTGGACCGCCCCATCCTGCGCCGCCTGATGCTGGAAGCACCGGGCACCTACCATCACAGCGTCGTTGTCGGATCCCTGGTTGAAGCGGCGGCCACCGAAATCGGCGCCAATCCCATTCTGGCCAAAGTATGCGGCTACTATCACGACATCGGAAAACTGAAAAAGCCCCTTTATTTTATTGAAAATCAATCAGATGGCAAAAACAAACATGACAAACTGGCGCCCTCCATGTCGGCCTTGATTCTGATTGCGCATGTAAAAAACGGGGTCGAGATCGCCCGTGAGCACAAGCTGGGCCAGGTGATTATCGATACGATCCAGCAGCATCATGGAACCAGTTTGATCAGCTATTTTTTCGAAAAGGCCAAGTCCGTTAAAGGCGAAGATGGGGTCAATATCGACGATTTCAGGTATCCGGGTCCGCGCCCGCAAACACGGGAAGCAGGCCTGGTCATGCTGGCCGACGTGGTCGAAGCCGCTTCGCGGACCCTGGACAACCCCACCCCGTCACGGATTCAGGGACTGGTGCAGAATCTGATCAACAAAATTTTCTCCGACGGGCAGCTTGACCATTGTGAACTAACCCTGAAAGATCTGCATCTGATCGCCAGGAGTTTCAATAAAATCCTAAATGGCATCCATCACCATCGGATCGAATACCAGGACAGTAGCGCCATCACCCCGGGAAAGGCGAAAAATGGAAGTATGGATCGAAAACCGGCAAAACCGTCACAAGCTGCCAGAGCAAAAAATAATGAGGACAGCCAGGCGCATTTTAAGCGCCTTGGACTATCCTGA
- the ybeY gene encoding rRNA maturation RNase YbeY gives MRTARRILSALDYPDAQLSILIVDDPQIAEFNRTYLNHQGPTNVISFPMQEGPFADITPELLGDVVISADTAHREALDAGMEMLCRFNELLIHGILHLIGYDHVHSAAEAAIMEKKSQTLMELIEKEE, from the coding sequence ATGAGGACAGCCAGGCGCATTTTAAGCGCCTTGGACTATCCTGACGCCCAACTCTCGATTTTGATTGTGGATGATCCGCAAATCGCCGAATTCAATCGGACCTATCTGAACCATCAAGGCCCGACCAACGTGATCTCTTTCCCCATGCAGGAGGGCCCGTTCGCCGATATTACCCCTGAGCTTCTCGGTGATGTGGTCATTTCGGCCGATACGGCTCACCGCGAAGCCCTGGACGCAGGCATGGAGATGCTATGCCGCTTCAATGAACTGTTGATCCATGGAATTCTTCACCTTATCGGCTATGATCACGTCCATTCCGCGGCGGAAGCGGCCATTATGGAAAAAAAGAGCCAAACGTTAATGGAACTCATTGAAAAGGAGGAATGA